In Fusobacterium nucleatum, the genomic stretch AAAATTGGGCAGAGGCAAAATAGTATAAAGGGGGTCACTCTGTGTCTTATAGTTCAAATGTGAAGCAAGAAATCACAAAAAAAATCCCTGCTACAAATTTAGAATGTTTAGCAGAAATATCATCTATTTTTGAAAATAAATCAATATTAGCAAAAGATGGTATAGAAATTAAAATGGAAAATTCTGTTTTAGCTAAAAGAGTATATTCTTTAATTAAAGCTACAAGTTCTTTAAAGTTTGGTATAAAATATTCAGTAACAAAAAAATTTACAGAACATAGGGTGTACACTATAACCTTATATCAACAAAAAGACTTAAAAGAATTTTTAAATAGTTTTAAGTTTTCATATCTTGATATAATTCAAAATGATGAAATATTCAGAGGATATATAAGAGGTTTCTTTTTAAGTTGTGGCTATATAAAAGACCCTAAAAAAGAATATTCCTTAGATTTTTTTGTTGATAATGAAGAATTGGCAGATAAAATTTATAATATTTTATTCTCTAAAAAGAAAAAAATTTTTAAAACAAATAAAAAAAATAAAATCTTGGTATATTTAAGAAATTCAGAAGATATAATGGATATATTAGTTTTAATGGAT encodes the following:
- the whiA gene encoding DNA-binding protein WhiA, giving the protein MSYSSNVKQEITKKIPATNLECLAEISSIFENKSILAKDGIEIKMENSVLAKRVYSLIKATSSLKFGIKYSVTKKFTEHRVYTITLYQQKDLKEFLNSFKFSYLDIIQNDEIFRGYIRGFFLSCGYIKDPKKEYSLDFFVDNEELADKIYNILFSKKKKIFKTNKKNKILVYLRNSEDIMDILVLMDALQHFFEYEETTIIKNLKNKTIREMNWEVANETKTLNTGNYQIKMIKYIGEKIGLNSLSPVLEEAAFLRLNNPEDSLQSLADKINISKSGIRNRFRRIEEVYNSLLEEEKNS